The following is a genomic window from Neomonachus schauinslandi chromosome 15, ASM220157v2, whole genome shotgun sequence.
CCAAATGTGCCATCTATTGTCAACTCAGACACGGTGATAAGCGACAAGAGCAGGGTAGCTAAAGACATCGAGAACACGTCTAAAGCCGGCAGAGCGAAGCCGGGATGGAAGGTCCCAAACCCTCACTGTGGCTGGGTGGGATGGTGGCTCTCTGGGGCCCTTCTCTGTTGTCTCTGAGCCTTTGAGGCAGCGGCAACACTCTGACCTGccgctctcccccccccccccccgagcatCCACAGCCATGCTATGCAGTGATGCATTTGAGAACAGGCTCTCCACCTCAGGGCTGTGGACACTGGGGCTGCCTCCCCCCTGTGCGGGGCGTCCCAGGCATTGCAGGATGCTGcgcagcacccctggcctccacccactggTGCCAGGAGCATGCCCCCCCCAGTGGTGACAGCCccaaatgtctccagatgttggCTCATGTGCCCTTTGTCCCCACGGAGAACTCTGTGTTAGAGGGTGCTGCCAGCGGCGGCCGTGAGGGTGCTGGGTGGCCTGCGCGGGGCCTGGGGCAGCGAGGGCACGGTGTTGACCCAGGCCTGCGCTCTCGCAGCAACTGAAGCAACAGCGGGACAAGCTGAAGCAGTACCAGAAGAGAGTCACCCAGCAGCTGGAGCGGGAGCGCGAGATCGCCAGGCAGCTCCTGCGGGACGGGAAGAAGGAGTGagtggggcccagggcaggctgtGCAAAGGGGCTCCAGTCCCCTGTTGGCctagagcagggggtggggtaggCCCAGGAGAGGCCGGTGCGTGCCGGGTAAGGCCAGCCAACAGGCACGGCTGGCGGGTCACTGTGCGGGTTCCCTCTGCAGACGGGCCAAGCTGCTGCTCAAGAAGAAGCGGTACCGGGAGCAGCTTCTGGACAAGACAGAAAACCAAATCACCAGCCTGGAAACGATGGTAGGCGGAGCAGGcagtggggggagaaggaggtgggggaggcaggcccCTGACCACCTGGTCTGCTTTGGCATCCTCAGGTCCAGAGTATTGAGTTCACCCAGATTGAAATGAAGGTGGTCGAAGGGCTGCAGATTGGAAATGAGTGTCTGAAAAAGATGCATCAGGTGGGTCcttgcagggctgggggcagagaggaaggggagcTGGGTGAACGAGGGGGCGGGGCTTGTGCCCGAGGCCACACCTGTGCCCAGGCCATTGGCCAGGAGCTGTTGGTGCCAGCTGGGAATGTGGGAAAGCCAGTTGCTACCGAGAGAAGGTGATGCTGTTGGTGGTGGACAAACCCAGGGTATTGACCTGAGAGTGGGGTGATGGGCACAGACGTTCAAGTTACTGGAAGAAAAGTCCAGTGAGGGTGCAGGAACGGTGTGGTGAACTAattgggagggcttcctggaggaggtgaacACAGCCTTGTTATAGGATGAGGCATAGAGGTGGGTAGCAAAAGGAggggtgaggcccagagaggccgtgccccagcccacccccatcTCCTGATGAGTGGACAGCAGGGGCTGCACAGAGCGCCACAGCCACCCAGCTTCTCTGACCTCCGTCCGTCTCTGACCACCTCTGACCAGGTGCTGTACCTGCTAGGCAAGCAGAGGCACTTCTTTGAACCCAAACGAAATCAAGTGAGCTGCCCAGAGAAAGTTTTTGACACCTTCttacttatttctttctttttttttttttttttaattttttatttatttgacagagagagagacagcgagagcaggaacacaagcagggggagtgggagagggagaagcaggcttcccgccgagcagggagcccaaggcggggctcgatcccaggaccctgggatcatgacctgagccgaaggcagatgctcaacgactgagccacccaggtgcccctagaaatatttatttttttaaagattttatttgacagagtgagagcaggaacacaagcagggggagcgggagagggagaagcaggcttcccacgatccgggggcccgatgcggggctccatcccaggaccccgggatcatgacctgagccgaaggcagacgcttaatgactgagccacccaggcgccctcttactTATTTCTACCTGGACCTTCTAGGCTGGTTGGGGTGCCGGCTGAGCAGTGCAGTCGAGGCTTCTGAAAAGACGGGTCTTTTCGGAGCCCTGGAGCCTCTGTGCATGGGCCCAGCCCACGGCAGAAACGACCAGAACTGTGTCGTGGCCCGCGTGGCCTGGCTTGTGCCCTGCCGGTCCAGGTGGCCTGACTGCAAGGGCTTCTGTTGGTGCCTCACTGACGAGACTCCCTCTGCCCTGATTAGGTGATGTCCATAGAAGAAGTGGAGCGGATACTGGAGGAGACCCAGGAGGCCGTGGAGTACCAGCGGGTAGGTGTTGCCGGGTTCCAGGGCCCCCGCCTTCCACCAGCCTGCAAGCGCACCTACCACCTGCGTGAGTGCCCAGTGGCCGCCCTCGAGTGAGGGGGGGCCTTGAGCCCTGGGTTGTCTCCTTCCTCCACAAGAGGCCACTTacgccctgccccagcctggccacGGTCCTCACCTCTGCTCTTCCGTTTGCAGCAAATAGATGAGCTATTGGCAGGAAGCTTCACTCAGGAAGATGAAGATGCCATCCTGGAGGAGCTGAATGCAATCACTCAGGTAATAGGACCTCTCAAACTGAGCACA
Proteins encoded in this region:
- the CHMP6 gene encoding charged multivesicular body protein 6 isoform X1, with the translated sequence MGNLFGRKKQSRVTEQDKAVLQLKQQRDKLKQYQKRVTQQLEREREIARQLLRDGKKERAKLLLKKKRYREQLLDKTENQITSLETMVQSIEFTQIEMKVVEGLQIGNECLKKMHQVMSIEEVERILEETQEAVEYQRQIDELLAGSFTQEDEDAILEELNAITQEQIELPEVPSEPLPERKPEQVPREARPKQVELVAAS
- the CHMP6 gene encoding charged multivesicular body protein 6 isoform X2, translating into MRNALCLQVFTVLSSEMQLKQQRDKLKQYQKRVTQQLEREREIARQLLRDGKKERAKLLLKKKRYREQLLDKTENQITSLETMVQSIEFTQIEMKVVEGLQIGNECLKKMHQVMSIEEVERILEETQEAVEYQRQIDELLAGSFTQEDEDAILEELNAITQEQIELPEVPSEPLPERKPEQVPREARPKQVELVAAS